The Parcubacteria group bacterium genome contains a region encoding:
- a CDS encoding ComF family protein, translated as MEKHNPPYDGVFVASYFKDPLVRKMIHYFKYRFVKDLSHPLALLMAQALHNSHFPAPDLIIPIPLHARRLRWRGFNQAEEIARSLDLHIPLNTDILKRIRYTHPQVTMRDKESREDNVHNAFAVHDPSLIRGKNILLVDDIMTTGATITACATVLKNSGAGNIYAIVIARE; from the coding sequence ATGGAGAAGCATAATCCGCCCTACGACGGTGTTTTTGTCGCATCATATTTCAAAGATCCCTTGGTGCGTAAAATGATCCACTATTTCAAATATCGTTTTGTAAAAGACCTTTCTCACCCTCTTGCACTTCTTATGGCGCAAGCTCTCCACAATTCACACTTCCCCGCACCTGATCTGATCATCCCCATTCCACTTCATGCACGACGTTTACGCTGGCGAGGATTCAATCAGGCAGAAGAAATTGCACGATCCTTGGACTTACACATCCCTCTCAATACTGATATACTGAAACGTATACGCTACACACATCCCCAAGTGACCATGCGTGACAAAGAAAGTCGTGAAGATAATGTTCATAATGCATTTGCCGTACATGACCCATCACTCATTCGCGGAAAAAATATCCTTCTCGTTGACGACATCATGACCACTGGCGCAACAATCACCGCATGTGCCACAGTTCTCAAAAATTCCGGTGCTGGAAATATTTATGCTATAGTAATTGCAAGAGAATAA
- a CDS encoding response regulator, with translation MKKKVLIIDDHAEIREMYEAVLRLKDYDVCSEPDGLRGAMRAAEFKPDVILLDLMMPKMDGFTVLDALKNNHAISCKTIVVSNLSNQQEEERALKSGADKFLRKSDYTPNQIAEEVQKVLETT, from the coding sequence ATGAAGAAAAAGGTATTGATCATCGACGATCATGCGGAAATCCGAGAGATGTATGAAGCTGTCCTACGATTAAAGGATTATGACGTTTGTTCCGAGCCGGATGGACTGCGCGGAGCGATGAGAGCCGCAGAATTCAAACCTGATGTAATATTACTTGATCTGATGATGCCAAAGATGGATGGATTTACTGTTCTTGACGCCCTCAAAAACAATCACGCGATTTCCTGCAAGACTATCGTCGTCAGCAATCTCAGTAATCAGCAAGAAGAAGAACGCGCCCTCAAATCAGGTGCCGACAAATTTCTCCGAAAATCCGACTACACGCCAAATCAAATTGCCGAAGAAGTACAGAAAGTCCTTGAAACGACATGA
- a CDS encoding O-antigen ligase family protein: MHHNTLQKFHNIFLYIFAFLLPWQTIWIVREVFFGSDKWQYGTIGIYLSDVFLIAWLCSSLYCHTDIILEWITQHRKMIISLLFLDFWLFASILWANDPTLAFYHALLVSCAIDLTTLLWIVPFSLQHVTIALILSACMQALFGAYQFFTQNTFANTYLGMQVHDIIWGGTATITSNGERWLRAYGGMPHPNMLGGLLIATLLLTITLYVTTKNKTPLFRILSLLACGILTLGLIVTFSRTAWITAVISLCILFIFFFLHTKKRSVLIAPFITIPATAAICTIFFGYLFFTRIAHDTLLTHNSFNDRGVYLTHARTLITEHPLIGTGIGNYTNAAYNTYHASHPIWYFQPVHNAYILACAEIGMIGCIMLVCTLVYCIATLYHKNFWQSPLRVTYALIFVVLCITSLFDHWTWSSHFGILFCALCIGLFFKTKNTSQDVL, from the coding sequence ATGCACCATAATACTCTACAAAAATTTCATAACATCTTTCTTTACATATTTGCCTTTCTACTTCCATGGCAGACGATTTGGATCGTGCGAGAAGTTTTTTTTGGTAGCGACAAATGGCAATATGGCACAATTGGCATCTATCTTTCTGATGTTTTTTTGATTGCATGGCTATGTTCAAGTCTGTATTGTCATACAGATATCATATTGGAATGGATCACACAACACAGAAAAATGATCATTTCTCTCTTATTTCTCGATTTTTGGCTGTTTGCATCAATTCTATGGGCAAATGATCCCACGCTTGCATTTTATCATGCGCTGCTTGTGTCCTGTGCGATTGACCTAACCACCTTACTCTGGATTGTGCCCTTTTCATTGCAACATGTGACAATAGCATTGATCTTGAGTGCATGTATGCAAGCACTTTTTGGCGCCTACCAATTTTTCACACAAAACACTTTTGCCAACACCTATCTTGGCATGCAAGTACACGATATTATCTGGGGTGGTACAGCCACGATTACATCAAATGGTGAACGTTGGTTGCGCGCCTATGGAGGCATGCCCCACCCAAACATGCTCGGAGGCTTATTGATCGCTACACTTCTTCTTACAATTACACTTTATGTCACAACTAAAAATAAAACGCCTCTATTTAGAATTCTTTCACTGCTCGCGTGTGGTATTTTAACACTGGGACTCATTGTGACTTTTTCTCGCACTGCGTGGATCACTGCTGTTATTAGTCTTTGCATTCTTTTCATATTCTTTTTTCTACATACTAAAAAACGTTCTGTTCTCATTGCGCCATTCATCACAATACCCGCCACTGCCGCGATCTGCACGATCTTTTTTGGATATCTTTTTTTTACACGCATCGCACATGATACACTCTTAACACACAATTCATTCAATGACCGAGGGGTATATTTAACGCACGCACGCACGCTTATCACCGAGCATCCACTCATCGGCACAGGTATTGGCAACTACACAAACGCTGCCTACAACACATATCACGCATCGCACCCCATCTGGTATTTCCAACCGGTACACAATGCGTATATTCTCGCCTGTGCGGAAATCGGCATGATCGGATGTATTATGCTCGTGTGCACATTGGTCTATTGTATTGCCACGCTGTATCACAAAAATTTCTGGCAATCACCACTTCGCGTCACATACGCACTGATCTTTGTTGTGCTATGCATTACGTCTCTCTTTGATCATTGGACATGGTCATCCCATTTTGGTATCCTTTTCTGTGCGTTATGCATCGGGCTCTTTTTCAAAACAAAAAACACATCACAAGATGTGCTTTAA
- a CDS encoding GIY-YIG nuclease family protein, which yields MKQYCVYILTNSRKTVLYIGVTSNLQKRVHEHKSKLVDGFTKKYNVDRLVYFEQTEDVLSALRREKQLKNWHRGWKNNLISQFNPDWSDLTSSII from the coding sequence ATGAAACAATATTGTGTGTACATTTTAACAAATTCACGTAAGACAGTTTTATATATTGGTGTCACGAGTAATTTGCAAAAACGTGTACATGAGCATAAAAGTAAGCTTGTTGATGGTTTTACAAAAAAATATAATGTTGATAGATTGGTTTATTTTGAACAAACTGAAGATGTTTTGAGTGCATTGAGAAGAGAAAAACAATTAAAAAATTGGCATAGGGGGTGGAAAAACAATTTGATATCGCAATTTAATCCAGATTGGAGTGATTTGACGAGTTCTATTATTTAG
- a CDS encoding L,D-transpeptidase family protein — MKKIKQTFFFILFLLPTLLTGVYIYAYSPSFVITPLAPKTGQVLLPSDPFTIQFDKPIDIKYYQSNLDLSPRTPMTAVINNDHTQITLTPTTTWTIGQAYTLDLPAGRATNFMPIDSAQFVFSISARPQVIDVVPATGAVDVRLDIEDPITIQFDKSTEGFYIDFQLDPPIDVKYQNNERKTQFDILPQKPLADGTRYTLTIRSKALNAPDDTYTTIHTTSFTTLAPKPKTWAENLQERVEQAKKFTVAQIKTGKYIDVNLATQIMTTFENGRIIDSYLISSGKAGMPTPKGTHRVYNKNPRPWSKQYGLYMPFWMAITGDGKYGIHELPEWPGGYKEGQNHLGIPVSHGCMRLGVGPAKKVYDWADIGTPVIVY; from the coding sequence ATGAAAAAAATAAAACAAACCTTCTTTTTTATCCTTTTTTTGTTGCCGACACTATTGACGGGTGTTTATATTTACGCCTACTCTCCATCTTTTGTCATTACACCGTTAGCGCCAAAAACGGGACAGGTACTTCTCCCATCAGATCCATTCACGATCCAATTTGATAAACCAATTGATATAAAATACTATCAGAGCAATCTCGATCTTTCTCCACGTACACCGATGACTGCCGTGATCAACAATGATCATACTCAGATCACCCTCACACCAACAACAACATGGACAATCGGACAGGCCTACACGTTAGATCTTCCTGCCGGACGCGCGACAAATTTCATGCCAATTGACAGCGCGCAGTTTGTTTTTTCGATTAGTGCACGGCCACAAGTTATCGACGTTGTCCCTGCAACCGGTGCCGTAGATGTGCGTCTTGACATCGAAGATCCGATTACGATCCAATTTGATAAATCCACGGAAGGTTTTTACATTGATTTTCAACTTGATCCGCCCATTGATGTCAAATACCAAAATAATGAACGGAAAACACAATTTGACATCCTACCCCAAAAACCTCTCGCTGATGGTACAAGATATACTCTCACTATTCGGTCAAAGGCACTGAACGCACCTGATGATACTTACACGACAATTCACACTACATCATTTACAACGCTTGCCCCAAAACCAAAAACATGGGCGGAAAATCTCCAAGAACGTGTGGAGCAGGCCAAAAAATTCACAGTCGCACAAATAAAAACCGGAAAATATATCGACGTCAATCTCGCCACACAGATCATGACCACTTTTGAAAATGGAAGAATCATTGATTCATATTTGATCTCATCCGGCAAAGCGGGCATGCCCACGCCAAAAGGGACACACAGAGTTTACAACAAAAATCCTCGCCCATGGTCCAAACAGTATGGTCTCTATATGCCGTTTTGGATGGCAATCACCGGTGACGGTAAATATGGCATTCATGAATTGCCTGAATGGCCAGGTGGCTACAAAGAGGGGCAAAATCACCTCGGCATCCCCGTATCACACGGTTGCATGCGCTTAGGCGTCGGGCCAGCAAAAAAAGTCTATGATTGGGCAGATATCGGCACGCCGGTAATTGTCTATTGA
- a CDS encoding nucleotide sugar dehydrogenase: MRKMESLKVAVIGLGYVGLPLAVRSKERGYDVIGVDLDKKKVDMINKKKSPIEDDFLIENLPKYPFRATTEAKEIKKADIVLICVPTPVDHLYQPDLGPVEGACKMVAENLKNGALVVLESTVNPGVSEEVVKPIFESYGHKVGKDVQIAHCPERINPGDPKWNVTNIPRVVGSFTPRGLAKAKAFYESIVDGEIRAMKHIREAEACKVVENSFRDINIAFVNELAKSFDALGIDIKDVIEGASTKPFAFMAHYPGRGIGGHCIPVDPYYLIERAKKAGFDHKFLRTSREINNSMPDYTVELLQDKLNEAKLPLNGTNVGVLGIAYKANVDDDRESPFYAIVKALTKHKAKIHSFDPHVLSKSTCKTLEAILKKSDALILVTNHKEFSGINGKLLKKYGIKVIVDGMNCLDKNEIKKSGIIYKGIGR; encoded by the coding sequence ATGAGAAAAATGGAGTCATTGAAAGTCGCGGTAATTGGGCTGGGTTATGTGGGCTTACCGCTTGCAGTGAGATCCAAAGAACGAGGTTATGATGTGATCGGTGTAGATTTGGATAAGAAAAAAGTTGACATGATCAACAAAAAAAAATCTCCCATTGAGGATGATTTTTTGATCGAGAATTTACCGAAATACCCCTTCAGAGCAACTACAGAGGCAAAAGAGATCAAAAAGGCTGATATTGTCTTGATTTGTGTGCCAACGCCGGTAGATCATCTCTATCAACCTGACCTCGGTCCGGTAGAGGGAGCATGTAAAATGGTGGCAGAAAATCTCAAAAATGGTGCATTGGTAGTTTTGGAATCAACGGTCAATCCCGGTGTTTCAGAAGAAGTCGTGAAGCCAATATTTGAATCATATGGACATAAGGTTGGAAAAGATGTTCAAATTGCACATTGTCCGGAGAGAATCAATCCCGGTGATCCAAAATGGAATGTGACGAATATCCCGCGCGTTGTCGGATCTTTTACGCCAAGAGGATTGGCTAAGGCAAAAGCTTTTTATGAGTCGATCGTGGATGGTGAGATTAGAGCAATGAAACATATTCGCGAAGCGGAGGCGTGCAAAGTTGTAGAGAATTCTTTTCGTGATATCAATATTGCATTTGTCAATGAGCTGGCAAAATCTTTTGACGCTTTAGGAATTGATATTAAAGATGTAATCGAAGGAGCAAGTACAAAACCGTTTGCTTTTATGGCACATTACCCAGGGAGAGGGATCGGCGGACATTGCATTCCCGTTGATCCATATTACCTTATTGAAAGAGCAAAAAAGGCGGGATTTGATCATAAGTTTTTGCGCACATCGCGTGAGATCAATAATTCCATGCCGGATTATACTGTGGAGCTTTTGCAGGACAAACTCAATGAGGCGAAACTTCCTCTTAATGGTACCAATGTGGGTGTTTTGGGCATTGCATATAAGGCTAACGTGGATGATGATCGGGAGTCGCCATTTTATGCGATCGTAAAAGCACTGACCAAACATAAAGCAAAAATTCATTCTTTTGATCCGCATGTATTATCCAAATCAACATGCAAGACATTGGAAGCGATCTTGAAAAAATCAGATGCGTTAATTCTTGTGACCAACCATAAAGAGTTTTCCGGCATCAATGGGAAGTTACTAAAAAAATATGGAATCAAAGTCATTGTTGACGGCATGAATTGTCTTGATAAAAATGAGATCAAAAAAAGTGGTATTATTTACAAGGGAATTGGAAGGTAA
- a CDS encoding rRNA adenine N-6-methyltransferase family protein, which produces MAKRRVRHHVNPLADMTEHSFAGFDNDRPIIMDIGADRGEFTQKLIEKFGDTKNFIVCEIRKPLAERLRKKFSDHENVAVFDGDIVRNFLKIIKPSVDRGVIVEEVYVNFPDPWFKDRHKKRRVITEKFVLKVQEWMPAGTKWIFQTDQKQLFEETVEMLRGIEGVTIEFFNNTPHDVTTKWEEAKIAQNSVIYRMMFYIK; this is translated from the coding sequence ATGGCAAAAAGACGGGTGCGACATCATGTGAATCCTCTGGCAGATATGACAGAACATAGTTTTGCCGGTTTTGATAATGATCGACCGATCATTATGGATATTGGTGCGGATCGTGGGGAATTCACGCAAAAACTCATAGAAAAATTCGGTGATACAAAGAATTTTATCGTCTGTGAAATTCGTAAACCGTTGGCGGAGAGATTGCGTAAAAAGTTTTCAGATCATGAAAATGTGGCAGTTTTTGACGGTGATATCGTGCGCAATTTTTTAAAGATCATCAAGCCATCTGTTGATAGAGGTGTAATAGTTGAGGAGGTCTATGTGAATTTTCCCGATCCGTGGTTCAAAGACCGGCACAAAAAACGTCGTGTGATCACGGAGAAATTCGTATTAAAAGTACAAGAATGGATGCCGGCAGGGACAAAGTGGATATTTCAAACGGATCAAAAGCAGTTATTTGAGGAAACGGTGGAGATGTTGCGTGGTATTGAAGGTGTCACTATTGAATTTTTCAATAACACTCCGCATGATGTGACGACCAAGTGGGAAGAAGCAAAAATTGCGCAGAACAGTGTAATTTATCGCATGATGTTTTATATAAAATAA
- a CDS encoding cache domain-containing protein: MFKKMLSTTFGKVAFITVLFVIFTTSAFAFYIIPRINQSLMSEKQYMLHEMSSLLIATLNNLNDRVISGELDEEEAKKIATEIISNYRYGKNGDDYFWVNNVNDGIIFIHPYDTVRGTNLENLSDENGYNFGAVMLAMARNDEEGYVKYMWMPKHGDTSIAVPKLSHVTVFKPWGWLIGTGMYIDDVQKEIVTIMWRIIGIILLILILLIGLLAFILRVGSKIEEQKNLLKSEFVSLIQHLPIGMFRIRMDKPAPPLLWNNALLELLEIPDKKHLQKPDFDFIDFFKNKDEKEKFKNLLLKKHEVIGEELEILTFKNNALWIKIYGKIIPGKNALYFDASVENITEKRKLRENMQKSYKELKKVDKMKNEIISITSHELRTPLTIIKGFASMLLNGMFGEVNETQKNYTEKIINNTDKLLEMVSNMLDLEKLESGKMQFDIEDVNLSDLIEKTYSDFRMRCATENKALIFHATNPHVRIMTDPTQLRRIIINLIDNAIKFTKPDIGKIEIFTKKLDSDRIEIHVKDNGIGIATEDLHDIFKKFKQVGGHMKRISGGSGLGLPIAKKLITQLGGDIYVASTLGEGSDFYVILNIKK; encoded by the coding sequence ATGTTCAAAAAAATGCTCAGCACAACATTCGGCAAAGTCGCATTTATCACAGTGCTTTTTGTGATTTTTACCACATCCGCGTTTGCATTTTATATCATTCCCCGCATCAATCAGTCTCTCATGAGCGAAAAACAGTACATGCTCCATGAAATGTCAAGTCTGTTGATTGCAACACTGAATAATCTCAATGACAGAGTTATTTCCGGCGAGTTAGATGAGGAAGAAGCAAAAAAAATCGCCACAGAGATCATCAGCAATTATCGTTACGGCAAAAATGGCGATGACTATTTTTGGGTAAATAATGTCAATGACGGCATTATTTTTATCCATCCATACGACACGGTACGTGGCACCAACTTGGAAAACCTCTCCGATGAAAACGGCTACAACTTTGGCGCCGTTATGCTTGCTATGGCAAGAAATGACGAGGAGGGCTATGTAAAATATATGTGGATGCCAAAACACGGTGACACTTCGATCGCAGTGCCGAAGCTATCTCATGTGACCGTATTTAAACCATGGGGATGGCTGATTGGCACAGGAATGTATATCGATGATGTTCAAAAAGAGATTGTTACGATCATGTGGCGCATCATTGGGATCATTCTTTTGATTTTAATCCTTTTGATCGGATTACTCGCCTTCATCCTTAGAGTTGGATCAAAAATTGAGGAGCAAAAAAACCTTTTAAAATCTGAGTTTGTGTCATTGATCCAACACCTGCCAATTGGTATGTTTCGCATCCGCATGGATAAGCCCGCCCCACCGCTTCTATGGAATAATGCCCTTCTCGAACTCTTGGAAATCCCCGATAAGAAACATCTGCAAAAACCAGATTTTGACTTTATTGATTTTTTCAAGAACAAGGATGAAAAAGAAAAATTCAAAAACTTACTTTTAAAAAAACATGAGGTTATAGGAGAGGAACTCGAGATATTGACATTCAAAAATAACGCTCTCTGGATAAAAATATATGGGAAGATCATTCCAGGAAAAAATGCTTTATATTTTGACGCCTCCGTAGAAAATATCACAGAGAAAAGAAAACTCCGTGAAAACATGCAGAAATCCTACAAGGAGTTAAAGAAGGTTGATAAAATGAAGAATGAGATCATCTCGATCACCTCACATGAACTCAGGACGCCCCTTACGATCATTAAGGGCTTTGCATCGATGTTATTGAACGGAATGTTTGGTGAAGTAAATGAGACACAAAAAAATTACACAGAAAAAATCATCAATAACACGGATAAACTGTTGGAAATGGTGTCAAACATGCTTGATCTGGAAAAATTGGAGTCTGGAAAAATGCAATTTGATATTGAGGATGTGAACCTCAGTGACTTGATCGAAAAAACTTACAGCGATTTTCGTATGCGCTGTGCCACAGAAAACAAAGCCCTTATATTCCACGCGACAAATCCTCATGTGCGCATTATGACAGACCCAACTCAATTGCGACGTATCATCATCAATTTGATCGATAATGCCATCAAATTCACAAAACCTGACATCGGCAAAATAGAAATTTTTACGAAAAAACTTGATTCTGATAGAATTGAAATACACGTTAAAGACAACGGCATTGGTATTGCAACAGAAGATTTACATGATATTTTCAAAAAATTCAAACAGGTTGGGGGGCATATGAAGCGTATATCCGGAGGTTCCGGCTTGGGTCTCCCAATTGCAAAAAAATTGATCACGCAACTCGGTGGCGATATTTACGTAGCAAGTACACTTGGAGAAGGAAGTGATTTCTACGTCATATTGAATATTAAAAAATAA
- a CDS encoding HD domain-containing protein has product MNIVEEVKNFVEGECKKPSSHYGYEPFLFHFIPMVRYATQLADEIGGDKEVIILAAWLHDIGSIVHGRTDHHVTGATIAETKLRELHYPDEKIALIKQCIFNHRGSQKNDRRTIEEQIVAEADTLSAFDNISGIFKAAFIYENLDQGSAQQSVRQKLERKWMQLHFEKSKELIRPRYEAAMILLT; this is encoded by the coding sequence ATGAATATCGTCGAGGAGGTGAAGAATTTTGTCGAAGGGGAGTGCAAAAAACCAAGTAGTCACTATGGCTATGAGCCATTTCTCTTTCACTTCATTCCAATGGTACGCTATGCCACACAACTGGCAGACGAGATTGGTGGCGATAAAGAAGTAATCATTCTCGCGGCATGGTTGCATGACATTGGGTCGATCGTGCACGGTCGCACGGATCATCATGTTACCGGAGCAACAATCGCCGAGACAAAACTGCGCGAACTGCATTATCCAGATGAAAAGATCGCTCTCATCAAACAATGTATCTTCAACCACAGAGGGTCGCAAAAAAATGATCGTCGCACAATTGAAGAACAAATTGTCGCAGAAGCGGATACACTAAGCGCTTTTGATAATATTTCCGGTATTTTCAAAGCGGCATTTATCTATGAAAATCTGGACCAAGGCTCTGCGCAACAATCCGTACGACAAAAATTAGAAAGAAAGTGGATGCAACTGCATTTTGAAAAATCCAAAGAATTGATCCGTCCGCGCTATGAAGCAGCAATGATCCTCCTTACATAA
- the yihA gene encoding ribosome biogenesis GTP-binding protein YihA/YsxC, with translation MEIADAQFVRGVIGSHNLLVDEKPQVSFIGRSNVGKSSVINMLVGQKSLVRSSSSPGKTQEINFFLINENMYFVDLPGYGYAKMGVKYREKLRKLILWYLISGEAPVALAVLIIDAKAGLREFDREMIAVLSEYRHPFMIVANKIDKLNQKDLYRSLTDISAEIGEGVVVVPFSARTGRGKDKVLHAIEQAIKR, from the coding sequence ATGGAGATCGCTGACGCACAATTTGTTAGAGGTGTGATAGGCTCGCATAATTTACTTGTGGATGAAAAGCCACAAGTGTCTTTTATCGGTCGATCCAATGTGGGAAAGTCTAGCGTGATCAATATGCTTGTGGGGCAAAAATCCCTTGTGCGATCCTCATCAAGTCCGGGCAAAACGCAAGAGATCAACTTCTTTCTCATTAATGAGAATATGTATTTTGTGGATCTCCCAGGATATGGATATGCCAAGATGGGTGTCAAATATCGGGAGAAATTGCGGAAGTTGATCCTCTGGTACCTTATCAGCGGAGAGGCGCCTGTAGCGCTTGCTGTGCTCATTATTGATGCAAAGGCGGGCTTGCGGGAATTTGATCGCGAGATGATCGCTGTGCTAAGCGAATATAGGCATCCGTTTATGATCGTTGCCAACAAGATCGACAAACTCAATCAAAAAGATCTGTATCGATCGCTGACTGATATTTCTGCGGAAATCGGGGAAGGTGTGGTCGTTGTGCCGTTCAGTGCGCGAACAGGTAGAGGTAAAGATAAAGTCTTACATGCGATTGAGCAAGCGATCAAAAGGTAG
- a CDS encoding TylF/MycF/NovP-related O-methyltransferase: protein MIKKLIHRITSLLGVHIVKKYDPIIDRDGKFISIYTACKPYTLTSKERMYALYKAVQYIVHNNILGDFVECGVWKGGSAMLIARTLLDLGVQDRKIYLYDTFEGMTKPEAHDFKLLQPSQRAITKWRKKEKGDHNKWCYASLDEVQKNMDATQYSKSQIIYIKGIVEDTIPQNIPLYIALLHLDTDWYKSTKHELIHLYPLLTSHGVLIIDDYGDWAGSQKAVDEYFKNCPILLNRIDRSGRIGIKTSANVS, encoded by the coding sequence ATGATAAAAAAACTCATTCATCGCATTACATCATTGCTTGGCGTCCACATTGTAAAAAAATATGATCCAATCATTGACCGTGATGGAAAATTCATATCCATCTATACTGCTTGCAAGCCATACACATTGACATCAAAAGAACGTATGTATGCTCTATACAAGGCCGTACAATATATCGTTCATAATAATATTCTAGGAGATTTTGTGGAATGTGGCGTATGGAAAGGCGGGAGTGCTATGCTGATTGCGCGCACATTACTCGATCTCGGTGTCCAAGACAGAAAAATCTATCTCTATGACACATTTGAGGGCATGACAAAGCCGGAAGCACATGATTTCAAATTATTGCAACCATCTCAGCGCGCGATCACAAAATGGCGCAAGAAAGAAAAGGGTGATCACAACAAATGGTGTTATGCCTCGTTGGATGAAGTACAGAAAAATATGGATGCAACACAGTATTCAAAATCACAGATCATCTACATCAAGGGCATAGTGGAAGATACAATTCCCCAAAATATTCCTCTTTACATTGCATTGCTTCACCTTGATACTGATTGGTATAAATCCACCAAACATGAATTGATACACCTTTACCCTCTATTAACCTCTCACGGCGTTTTGATCATTGATGATTATGGGGATTGGGCAGGATCGCAGAAAGCTGTAGATGAGTATTTCAAAAATTGTCCAATTCTACTCAATCGAATCGATCGCAGTGGAAGGATTGGCATCAAAACATCAGCAAATGTTTCATAA
- a CDS encoding exodeoxyribonuclease III, with product MKIITWNVNGLRAVERKGELEHLIAVQRPDFLLLQEIKGKREQFSSFLTEHESYEQFYHSAEKPGYAGTGVWMHKKFADAYTTKINFNTHVPDAPNHDEGRMSHLTFTHGKKIYDILSIYFPNGGKSPQAWKEKLIFFDKVLDFMNDLRAQGHRVIVGGDMNVAHEAIDLARPKENDGHIGFHPDERAWMDHVIADKWVDVWRAINPSVTDVYSWWDSYTHARDRNVGWRIDYFFIDKKQLKNVQEIAYLNEQYGSDHCPLLMDFKM from the coding sequence GTGAAAATTATTACATGGAATGTCAACGGTTTGCGTGCTGTTGAGCGAAAAGGGGAATTGGAACATCTGATTGCTGTGCAACGACCGGACTTCTTGCTTTTACAAGAGATCAAAGGGAAGCGGGAGCAATTCAGTTCTTTTTTGACAGAGCATGAATCGTATGAGCAGTTTTATCACAGCGCAGAAAAACCCGGGTATGCGGGAACGGGTGTGTGGATGCATAAGAAATTTGCTGATGCATATACGACAAAGATCAATTTCAACACACATGTGCCAGATGCGCCAAATCATGACGAAGGGCGCATGTCTCATCTCACATTTACTCATGGCAAAAAGATATATGATATTTTGTCGATCTATTTTCCCAATGGAGGAAAGAGTCCGCAGGCATGGAAGGAAAAATTGATCTTTTTTGATAAGGTGCTGGATTTTATGAATGATCTGCGTGCGCAGGGTCACAGGGTGATCGTGGGAGGAGATATGAATGTGGCGCATGAAGCGATCGATCTCGCGAGACCGAAAGAGAATGATGGTCATATCGGCTTTCATCCGGATGAGCGTGCATGGATGGATCATGTGATAGCGGACAAGTGGGTGGATGTGTGGCGTGCAATCAATCCTAGTGTGACGGACGTCTATTCGTGGTGGGATTCATATACGCATGCACGGGACAGAAATGTGGGATGGCGGATCGATTATTTTTTCATCGATAAAAAGCAGTTAAAAAATGTACAAGAGATCGCATATCTCAACGAACAATACGGTTCGGATCATTGCCCGCTTCTGATGGACTTTAAAATGTAG